From a single Nematostella vectensis chromosome 3, jaNemVect1.1, whole genome shotgun sequence genomic region:
- the LOC116618428 gene encoding uncharacterized protein LOC116618428, translated as MMLPKFVFLMLAMVVVTCPASLIDRPGEYGTLKQDFPQVHDKVQYDDTWYDCYELTHNLPPGPHCSCAFLACTGIANCWGLQSAHCFVFNPFYDYKSMSEEDCICHYH; from the exons ATGATGCTTCCCAAGTTCGTTTTCCTGATGCTTGCAATGGTTGTGGTCACCTGTCCAGCCAGTTTGATAGACAGACCAGGAGAATATGGAACAT TGAAACAAGACTTTCCCCAAGTCCACGACAAAGTCCAGTATGATGACACATGGTATGACTGCTACGAGTTGACCCACAACCTCCCTCCTGGACCCCACTGTAGCTGTGCCTTCCTGGCATGTACTGGTATCGCCAACTGCTGGGGACTTCAGTCTGCTCACTGCTTCGTATTCAACCCTTTCTACGACTACAAGAGCATGTCCGAGGAGGACTGTATTTGCCATTATCATTAA
- the LOC125561234 gene encoding uncharacterized protein LOC125561234: MAFKLIIAVMLVFVVSSQARRTEQRNRFNSVGVKPMYTWITYEGRRLYCPDYTEVDITQQEACNCPFLGCMRQHECLAGRVHCWLNNDNYDQNNMVDSDCDCRYL, from the exons ATGGCCTTCAAGCTCATTATCGCTGTGATGCTGGTCTTTGTTGTGTCGAGCCAGGCTAGGCGCACGGAGCAAAGGAATCGATTCAACTCAG TTGGAGTCAAACCAATGTATACTTGGATAACGTACGAGGGCAGGAGACTCTATTGCCCTGACTACACGGAAGTAGACATCACCCAGCAGGAAGCCTGCAACTGCCCCTTCCTCGGATGCATGAGACAGCACGAGTGCCTTGCAGGACGCGTCCATTGCTGGCTGAATAACGACAACTACGATCAAAACAACATGGTGGACTCGGATTGCGATTGCAGATATCTTTAA
- the LOC125561245 gene encoding uncharacterized protein LOC125561245, giving the protein MMLPKFVFLMLAMVVVTCQASLIDRPGEYGTLKQDFPQVHDKVQYDDTWYDCYELTHNLPPGPHCSCAFLACTGIANCWGLQSSHCFVFNPFYDYKSMSEEDCICHYH; this is encoded by the exons ATGATGCTTCCCAAGTTCGTTTTCCTGATGCTTGCAATGGTTGTGGTCACCTGTCAAGCCAGTTTGATAGACAGACCAGGAGAATATGGAACAT TGAAACAAGACTTTCCCCAAGTCCACGACAAAGTCCAGTATGATGACACATGGTATGACTGCTACGAGTTGACCCACAACCTCCCTCCTGGACCCCACTGTAGCTGTGCCTTCCTGGCATGTACTGGTATCGCCAACTGCTGGGGACTTCAGTCTTCTCACTGCTTCGTATTCAACCCTTTCTACGACTACAAGAGCATGTCCGAGGAGGACTGTATTTGCCATTATCATTAA
- the LOC5512635 gene encoding uncharacterized protein LOC5512635, which translates to MAFKLIIAVMLVFVVSSQARRTEQRNRFNSVGVTPIYTWITYEGRRLYCPDYTEVDITQQEACNCPFLGCMRQHECLAGRVHCWLNNDNYDQNNMVDSDCDCRYL; encoded by the exons ATGGCCTTCAAGCTCATTATCGCTGTGATGCTGGTCTTTGTTGTGTCGAGCCAGGCTAGGCGCACGGAGCAAAGGAATCGATTCAACTCAG TTGGAGTCACACCAATCTATACTTGGATAACGTACGAGGGCAGGAGACTCTATTGCCCTGACTACACGGAAGTAGACATCACCCAGCAGGAAGCCTGCAACTGCCCCTTCCTCGGATGCATGAGACAGCACGAGTGCCTTGCAGGACGCGTCCATTGCTGGCTGAATAACGACAACTACGATCAAAACAACATGGTGGACTCGGATTGCGATTGCAGATATCTTTAA
- the LOC116618427 gene encoding uncharacterized protein LOC116618427, whose protein sequence is MMLPKFVFLMLAMVVVTCQASLIDRPGEYGTLKQDFPQVHDKVQYDDTWYDCYELTHNLPPGPHCSCAFLACTGIANCWGLQSAHCFVFNPFYDYKSMSEEDCICHYH, encoded by the exons ATGATGCTTCCCAAGTTCGTTTTCCTGATGCTTGCAATGGTTGTGGTCACCTGTCAAGCCAGTTTGATAGACAGACCAGGAGAATATGGAACAT TGAAACAAGACTTTCCCCAAGTCCACGACAAAGTCCAGTATGATGACACATGGTATGACTGCTACGAGTTGACCCACAACCTCCCTCCTGGACCCCACTGTAGCTGTGCCTTCCTGGCATGTACTGGTATCGCCAACTGCTGGGGACTTCAGTCTGCTCACTGCTTCGTATTCAACCCTTTCTACGACTACAAGAGCATGTCCGAGGAGGACTGTATTTGCCATTATCATTGA
- the LOC125561205 gene encoding uncharacterized protein LOC125561205 encodes MMLSKFVFLMLAMVVVTCPASLIDRPGEYGTLKQDFPQVHDKVQYDDTWYDCYELTHNLPPGPHCSCAFLACTGIANCWGLQPSHCFVFNPFYDFKSMSEEDCICHYH; translated from the exons ATGATGCTTTCCAAGTTCGTTTTCCTGATGCTTGCAATGGTTGTGGTCACCTGTCCAGCCAGTTTGATAGACAGACCAGGAGAATATGGAACAT TGAAACAAGACTTTCCCCAAGTCCACGACAAAGTCCAGTATGATGACACATGGTATGACTGCTACGAGTTGACCCACAACCTCCCTCCTGGACCCCACTGTAGCTGTGCCTTCCTGGCATGTACTGGTATCGCCAACTGCTGGGGACTTCAGCCTTCTCACTGCTTCGTATTCAACCCTTTCTACGACTTCAAGAGCATGTCCGAGGAGGACTGTATTTGCCATTATCATTGA
- the LOC116605993 gene encoding uncharacterized protein LOC116605993, producing MAFKLIIAVMLVFVVSSQARRTEQRNRFNSVGVTPMYTWITYEGRRLYCPDYTEVDITQQEACNCPFLGCMRQRDCLAGRAHCWLNNVNYDQNNMVDSDCDCRIL from the exons ATGGCCTTCAAGCTCATTATCGCTGTGATGCTGGTCTTTGTTGTGTCGAGCCAGGCTAGGCGCACGGAGCAAAGGAATCGATTCAACTCAG TTGGAGTCACACCAATGTATACTTGGATAACGTACGAGGGCAGGAGACTCTATTGCCCTGACTACACGGAAGTAGACATCACCCAGCAGGAAGCCTGCAACTGCCCCTTCCTCGGATGCATGAGACAGCGCGATTGCCTTGCAGGACGCGCCCATTGCTGGCTGAATAACGTCAACTACGACCAAAACAACATGGTGGACTCGGATTGCGATTGCAGAATTCTTTAA